The sequence TGCGCCGCGGATTCGCGCAGCGCGCGGCAGACCTGCGCCTGGCGTTGCACGCGCGCGGCGACTTCCTCGACGTGGCCCGAGACGTCGCAGATCTCAATGCCCAGTTTGCCGGCTTGCGCCGCAATATCGCCGACGACACCCTGTGACTGAGCCGGTCTGCGGAATTTGAAACGCATCATTTACGTCTCCTCGATGGCGCGCGTGGCGCGCTCGGCTTGCGCTGTCATCCATGGCAGATGCAGCGCCTCCTCGATGCGTTTACGGCAGACTTTCAATCGACTTGATACGGGCTATCCCGCAGTCGTTATGATGGGCGGTCAAACCGCCATCCGCAGCCCTAATTTCTTGCCTTCACCCATCATGATCGACTCCTTCGCGCGCGTTTCGGGCTGGCAACAGCTCTATCACCTGTGGGAGCTGATCGTGATGCTCTGCAAGTTCTTGTGGGGGCTGTTGCGTTTTCTCGGCGGAGGGTGACCGGAAGCGGATGAAGTTCAGGCCGGCGCGCGACGACTGTCTTCGTCCATCGAAACATCGGCGCCCGGCGTGCCGAGAAACGCGCGCAGATCGGTCATCACGCGCTCGGGCGCTTCTTCCATCGGAATGTGCCCGAGCCCCGGATACATCACCGATTTAGCGCCCGGAATACGGCTCGCAAACTCGCTCGCGTGCGCGGGCGGAATCCAGCGGTCCCTGGCGCCCCACAGCACCAGCGTGGGCACGTCGAGCGTTCTGAGCGCCTCCGTGTCGACCTCCTTGAAGTCGAGCGTCGGCACCATCTTGCCGATCGCGGTGCGCGCGCCCTCGGCGTGAAAGAAATCGACGTAGCGCCGCATCGTCACCGCGTCGATCTTGCGCGAATCGCCGTACACGTTGCGCACCGCGCTTTTGACAATGACTTCGGGCAGCCACCACGGCGAACTCAGCCGCACCAGCGCGTGATTGAACAGGTCGATGTAAATCGGCAGCTTCATCGGAAAGCCGGCCGAATCGATCAGCACCAGACGTTCGACGGCGTCGCGGTGGCGCACCGCGTAGTCCCACGAAATCAGCCCGCCGAGCGAGTTGCCGATCAAGGTCGCGCGCGCAATGCCGAGCGCCTGCACGAACGTGTCGATGAAGCGACGATAAGTCGGCAGGTTCATCGT is a genomic window of Paraburkholderia bryophila containing:
- a CDS encoding alpha/beta fold hydrolase, which produces MASIESTSPATIAPLPPRSLAARLGMTSVPRDELRRRYTQSGSQFVKIMGADVHYLDEGSGDTIVMIHGFASSLHTWNRVADELKREHRVIRLDLPPFGVTGPLRSSTGEIDTMNLPTYRRFIDTFVQALGIARATLIGNSLGGLISWDYAVRHRDAVERLVLIDSAGFPMKLPIYIDLFNHALVRLSSPWWLPEVIVKSAVRNVYGDSRKIDAVTMRRYVDFFHAEGARTAIGKMVPTLDFKEVDTEALRTLDVPTLVLWGARDRWIPPAHASEFASRIPGAKSVMYPGLGHIPMEEAPERVMTDLRAFLGTPGADVSMDEDSRRAPA